The following are encoded in a window of Catharus ustulatus isolate bCatUst1 chromosome 12, bCatUst1.pri.v2, whole genome shotgun sequence genomic DNA:
- the KLHL25 gene encoding kelch-like protein 25: MSVSVHENRKSRTSTGSMNILLFHKASHPDCVLSHLNTLRKHCMFTDVTLWAGNRSFPCHRAVLAASSRYFEAMFSNGLRESLDDEVNFHDSLHPEVLELLLDFAYSSRIIINEENAESLLEAGDMLQFHDVRDAAAEFLEKNLYPSNCLGMMLLSDAHQCRRLYELSWRMCLVNFETVHKSEDFNNLSKDTLLDLISSDELEIEDEEKVFKAVMQWVKYDLDERKAYLPELLRNVRLALLPSECLKEALACEDLIMVDERNKLVLDEAIQCKKKILQNDGVVTSPCARPRKAGHTLLILGGQTFMCDKIYQVDHKAKEIIPKADLPSPRKEFSACAIGCKVYITGGRGSENGVSKDVWVYDTVHEEWSKAAPMLIARFGHGSAELENCLYVVGGHTAVAGVFPASPSVSLKQVEKYDPVSNKWMMVAPLRDGVSNAAVVSARLKLFVFGGTSIHRDMVSKVQCYDPAENRWTIKAECPQPWRYTAAAVLGSQIFIMGGDTEFTAASAYRFDCETDQWTRIGDMTAKRMSCHALASGNKLYVVGGYFGTQRCKTLDCYDPMSDTWNCITTVPYSLIPTAFVSTWKHLPS, from the coding sequence ATGTCTGTCAGCGTCCACGAGAACCGCAAATCCCGCACCAGCACCGGCTCCATGAACATCCTGCTTTTTCACAAGGCCTCCCACCCGGACTGCGTGCTGTCCCACCTGAACACGCTGCGGAAGCACTGCATGTTCACCGATGTCACCCTGTGGGCAGGGAACAGGTCGTTCCCGTGCCATCGGGCGGTGCTGGCGGCCTCCAGCAGGTACTTCGAGGCCATGTTCAGCAACGGCCTCCGCGAGAGCCTGGATGATGAGGTGAACTTCCACGACAGCCTCCACCCcgaggtgctggagctgctgctggacttTGCTTACTCCTCTCGGATCATTATCAATGAGGAGAATGCCGAGTCCCTCCTGGAGGCTGGGGACATGCTGCAGTTCCATGATGTCCGTGATGCAGCAGCTGAGTTCCTGGAGAAGAACCTCTACCCTTCCAACTGCCTGGGCATGATGTTGCTCTCCGATGCTCATCAGTGCCGGCGGCTCTATGAGCTCTCCTGGAGGATGTGCCTGGTCAACTTCGAGACTGTTCACAAGAGTGAGGACTTCAACAACCTTTCCAAGGACACTTTGCTGGACCTCATCTCCAGTGATGAGTTGGAAATCGAGGATGAAGAAAAGGTCTTTAAGGCTGTCATGCAGTGGGTGAAATACGATCTGGATGAGCGGAAGGCTTATCTCCCAGAACTTCTGAGGAATGTTCGTCTGGCTTTGCTTCCCTCCGAATGCCTCAAGGAAGCCTTGGCTTGCGAGGACTTGATCATGGTGGATGAAAGGAACAAGCTCGTCCTGGATGAAGCTATTCAGTGCAAGAAGAAGATCCTCCAGAATGATGGGGTGGTCaccagcccctgtgccaggcctcGCAAAGCTGGGCACACCTTGCTGATCCTGGGAGGACAGACCTTCATGTGTGATAAGATCTACCAAGTGGAtcacaaagcaaaggaaattatTCCCAAAGCAGACCTGCCGAGTCCACGGAAGGAGTTTAGTGCCTGTGCCATTGGCTGCAAGGTGTACATCACTGGAGGCAGGGGCTCAGAGAACGGAGTCTCCAAAGATGTTTGGGTTTATGACACTGTGCATGAGGAATGGTCCAAAGCTGCCCCGATGTTAATTGCTCGATTTGGGCATGGCTCAGCCGAATTGGAAAACTGCCTGTATGTGGTTGGTGGGCATACTGCAGTAGCTGGAGTCTTCCCTGCATCTCCTTCTGTTTCCTTGAAGCAAGTAGAGAAGTACGACCCCGTATCCAACAAGTGGATGATGGTGGCTCCGTTGAGAGATGGAGTGAGCAACGCCGCGGTGGTGAGCGCCAGGCTCAAGCTCTTTGTCTTCGGCGGGACCAGCATCCACCGAGACATGGTGTCCAAAGTGCAGTGCTATGATCCAGCTGAGAACCGATGGACCATCAAAGCCGAGTGCCCGCAGCCCTGGCGCTACACGGCGGCCGCTGTCCTGGGCAGCCAGATTTTCATCATGGGAGGAGACACAGAGTTCACAGCAGCCTCCGCCTACCGCTTCGACTGCGAGACGGACCAGTGGACACGCATCGGGGACATGACGGCCAAGCGCATGTCCTGCCACGCCCTGGCCTCGGGGAATAAACTCTATGTGGTAGGAGGTTACTTTGGCACTCAGAGGTGCAAAACGCTGGACTGCTATGACCCAATGTCGGACACATGGAACTGTATCACCACGGTGCCTTACTCGCTCATCCCCACGGCTTTTGTCAGCACCTGGAAGCACTTGCCCTCGTGA